One part of the Arabidopsis thaliana chromosome 1 sequence genome encodes these proteins:
- the RP1 gene encoding ribosomal protein 1 (ribosomal protein 1 (RP1); FUNCTIONS IN: structural constituent of ribosome; INVOLVED IN: translation, embryo development ending in seed dormancy; LOCATED IN: cytosolic ribosome, ribosome, cytosolic large ribosomal subunit, plasma membrane, membrane; EXPRESSED IN: 25 plant structures; EXPRESSED DURING: 13 growth stages; CONTAINS InterPro DOMAIN/s: Ribosomal protein L3 (InterPro:IPR000597), Ribosomal protein L3, conserved site (InterPro:IPR019926), Translation elongation/initiation factor/Ribosomal, beta-barrel (InterPro:IPR009000); BEST Arabidopsis thaliana protein match is: R-protein L3 B (TAIR:AT1G61580.1); Has 2298 Blast hits to 2293 proteins in 799 species: Archae - 328; Bacteria - 798; Metazoa - 430; Fungi - 165; Plants - 202; Viruses - 1; Other Eukaryotes - 374 (source: NCBI BLink).) — MVVVGVVAYVKTPRGLRSLNTVWAQHLSEEVRRRFYKNWAKSKKKAFTGYAKQYDSEDGKKGIQAQLEKMKKYATVIRVLAHTQIRKMKGLKQKKAHMMEIQINGGTIAQKVDFAYSFFEKQIPIEAVFQKDEMIDIIGVTKGKGYEGVVTRWGVTRLPRKTHRGLRKVACIGAWHPARVSYTVARAGQNGYHHRTELNKKIYRLGKVGTEAHTAMTEYDRTEKDVTPMGGFPHYGIVKDDYLMIKGCCVGPKKRVVTLRQSLLTQTSRLALEEIKLKFIDTASIFGHGRFQTSLEKMRFYNRVTK, encoded by the exons ATGGTGGTTGTTGGAGTTGTTGCCTATGTGAAGACTCCTAGAGGTTTGAGGTCTTTGAACACTGTCTGGGCACAGCATTTGAGTGAGGAGGTCAGGAGAAGGTTCTACAAGAACTGGGCTAAGTCTAAGAAGAAGGCTTTCACTGGGTACGCTAAGCAGTATGACAGTGAGGATGGCAAGAAGGGTATTCAGGCTCAgcttgagaagatgaagaagtacGCTACTGTCATCCGTGTTTTGGCTCACACTCAG ATCAGGAAGATGAAGGGATTGAAGCAGAAGAAGGCTCACATGATGGAGATCCAGATCAATGGTGGTACCATTGCCCAGAAGGTTGACTTTGCCTACAGTTTCTTTGAGAAGCAGATCCCAATTGAAGCTGTCTTCCAGAAGGATGAAATGATTGATATCATTGGTGTGACCAAGGGTAAGGGTTATGAAGGTGTTGTTACTCGTTGGGGTGTTACCCGTCTTCCTCGTAAGACTCACAGAGGTCTGCGTAAGGTTGCTTGTATTGGTGCGTGGCATCCTGCTAGAGTGTCCTACACTGTTGCTAGGGCTGGTCAGAACGGTTACCATCACCGTACTGAGCTTAACAAGAAGATTTACAGGTTGGGTAAGGTTGGTACTGAGGCACACACAGCCATGACTGAATATGACAG GACTGAGAAGGATGTGACTCCAATGGGAGGCTTCCCACACTACGGTATTGTGAAGGATGACTACTTGATGATTAAGGGGTGCTGTGTTGGTCCCAAGAAGAGAGTTGTAACTCTCAGACAGTCACTTCTCACTCAGACTTCCCGTCTTGCCTTGGAGGAGATCAAACTCAAGTTTATTGACACCGCCTCCATTTTTGGACATGGTCGCTTCCAGACCTCCCTTGAGAAGATGAGGTTTTACAACCGTGTCACGAAGTAA
- the RP1 gene encoding ribosomal protein 1 (ribosomal protein 1 (RP1); FUNCTIONS IN: structural constituent of ribosome; INVOLVED IN: translation, embryo development ending in seed dormancy; LOCATED IN: in 8 components; EXPRESSED IN: 26 plant structures; EXPRESSED DURING: 13 growth stages; CONTAINS InterPro DOMAIN/s: Ribosomal protein L3 (InterPro:IPR000597), Ribosomal protein L3, conserved site (InterPro:IPR019926), Translation elongation/initiation factor/Ribosomal, beta-barrel (InterPro:IPR009000); BEST Arabidopsis thaliana protein match is: R-protein L3 B (TAIR:AT1G61580.1); Has 2336 Blast hits to 2328 proteins in 806 species: Archae - 329; Bacteria - 802; Metazoa - 437; Fungi - 170; Plants - 204; Viruses - 1; Other Eukaryotes - 393 (source: NCBI BLink).), which produces MSHRKFEHPRHGSLGFLPRKRANRHRGKVKAFPKDDQTKPCKFTAFMGYKAGMTHIVREVEKPGSKLHKKETCEAVTIIETPAMVVVGVVAYVKTPRGLRSLNTVWAQHLSEEVRRRFYKNWAKSKKKAFTGYAKQYDSEDGKKGIQAQLEKMKKYATVIRVLAHTQIRKMKGLKQKKAHMMEIQINGGTIAQKVDFAYSFFEKQIPIEAVFQKDEMIDIIGVTKGKGYEGVVTRWGVTRLPRKTHRGLRKVACIGAWHPARVSYTVARAGQNGYHHRTELNKKIYRLGKVGTEAHTAMTEYDRTEKDVTPMGGFPHYGIVKDDYLMIKGCCVGPKKRVVTLRQSLLTQTSRLALEEIKLKFIDTASIFGHGRFQTSLEKMRFYNRVTK; this is translated from the exons atgtctCACAGGAAGTTTGAGCACCCAAGACATGGTTCTCTTGGTTTCCTTCCAAGGAAGAGAGCTAACCGTCACAGAGGAAAGG TGAAGGCGTTCCCTAAGGATGACCAAACCAAGCCTTGCAAGTTCACAGCTTTCATGGGTTACAAAGCTGGTATGACTCACATTGTCAGAGAAGTGGAGAAACCTGGATCCA AGCTTCACAAGAAGGAGACATGTGAGGCTGTTACCATCATTGAGACACCTGCTATGGTGGTTGTTGGAGTTGTTGCCTATGTGAAGACTCCTAGAGGTTTGAGGTCTTTGAACACTGTCTGGGCACAGCATTTGAGTGAGGAGGTCAGGAGAAGGTTCTACAAGAACTGGGCTAAGTCTAAGAAGAAGGCTTTCACTGGGTACGCTAAGCAGTATGACAGTGAGGATGGCAAGAAGGGTATTCAGGCTCAgcttgagaagatgaagaagtacGCTACTGTCATCCGTGTTTTGGCTCACACTCAG ATCAGGAAGATGAAGGGATTGAAGCAGAAGAAGGCTCACATGATGGAGATCCAGATCAATGGTGGTACCATTGCCCAGAAGGTTGACTTTGCCTACAGTTTCTTTGAGAAGCAGATCCCAATTGAAGCTGTCTTCCAGAAGGATGAAATGATTGATATCATTGGTGTGACCAAGGGTAAGGGTTATGAAGGTGTTGTTACTCGTTGGGGTGTTACCCGTCTTCCTCGTAAGACTCACAGAGGTCTGCGTAAGGTTGCTTGTATTGGTGCGTGGCATCCTGCTAGAGTGTCCTACACTGTTGCTAGGGCTGGTCAGAACGGTTACCATCACCGTACTGAGCTTAACAAGAAGATTTACAGGTTGGGTAAGGTTGGTACTGAGGCACACACAGCCATGACTGAATATGACAG GACTGAGAAGGATGTGACTCCAATGGGAGGCTTCCCACACTACGGTATTGTGAAGGATGACTACTTGATGATTAAGGGGTGCTGTGTTGGTCCCAAGAAGAGAGTTGTAACTCTCAGACAGTCACTTCTCACTCAGACTTCCCGTCTTGCCTTGGAGGAGATCAAACTCAAGTTTATTGACACCGCCTCCATTTTTGGACATGGTCGCTTCCAGACCTCCCTTGAGAAGATGAGGTTTTACAACCGTGTCACGAAGTAA
- a CDS encoding B3 domain protein (unknown protein; FUNCTIONS IN: molecular_function unknown; INVOLVED IN: biological_process unknown; LOCATED IN: cellular_component unknown; BEST Arabidopsis thaliana protein match is: unknown protein (TAIR:AT1G50220.1); Has 30201 Blast hits to 17322 proteins in 780 species: Archae - 12; Bacteria - 1396; Metazoa - 17338; Fungi - 3422; Plants - 5037; Viruses - 0; Other Eukaryotes - 2996 (source: NCBI BLink).) — MLDELDGAMIISKTLTKTDIVGNVALPKAQVMSVLTRMNGVTDEGLDNGFEVQVHDIMEDDLYTVTLKRIDDMKYYFGTGWSTMKHSLDLVEGDVLKLYWDQFENKFIVLNF, encoded by the coding sequence ATGCTAGATGAACTAGACGGGGCTATGATCATATCAAAGACTCTAACAAAGACTGACATTGTTGGTAATGTGGCATTACCAAAAGCACAAGTGATGTCTGTCCTCACAAGGATGAATGGTGTCACAGATGAGGGTTTGGACAACGGTTTTGAAGTGCAAGTCCACGACATAATGGAAGACGATCTATACACAGTTACCCTGAAAAGAATTGACGACATGAAGTATTATTTCGGGACTGGTTGGAGTACTATGAAGCATTCATTAGATCTCGTAGAAGGCGATGTTCTGAAGCTCTATTGGGATcagtttgaaaacaaattcattgttCTCAATTTTTAG